One Mangrovimonas cancribranchiae DNA segment encodes these proteins:
- a CDS encoding outer membrane beta-barrel family protein, with product MLSTLTFSQEFNVSGSIQDIYGEPISFSNVMLLTETDSTIVKGTSTDDNGVFKLRSVKKGTYLLNVTFIGFEDYFSQINVASDVTLEPIILKESTENLDEINITYQKPTVKKEPNKIVFNIENTALSQGNMMQVLKSTPGIMVIGNSISVKSESPTVFINGRKVHLSSTELAQLLESSDANNVQSVEVVTNPSAKYDASSGAVINIMMSKNLVTGYRGNMFTNYTQGVFPRYNVGTGHFFKSNKINLYASYSYTQDKLNRDNEDRINYYNGNTIDEVWESRLNRNTWSKTHNVSFNFDYQFNDKNTLSLASTMLWLPDFEYKLNNHTDIFDDSNNLQSYFKAFNVNDDEKYNLGFDLDYVHNFNDDGEKLSFSSHFTTYDYQRHQNVNSDYYTNNGIFLTDTNYLTDNNQDTKIVTASLDYTLPVNNSFILETGIKTSNVLTNSDITQYDIINNQPILDANNTNAFEYDELVLAAYANISKDWEKWSIIAGLRTEQTNVEGLSVTNNQKTTQDYLKWFPNLSLSFNPNENLSLYTNYKKSINRPDYKNLNPFQFYLNDNTIVSGNPNLQPVIIDHAVVGASLSSAYFIEAYYKKMSHNIYEIPLQDNTNTTVTWVPINFDETIEYGFDFLTNFYVNDRWFVYAVTSFYNVEDVNTLQNQKVKQSQWSNYSVLQNYYTFLKDRSLTLNLTMYYESKNLQGFRLLKDRLASNIAISKSLWNKKAVISLMAEDLFNTQDYDYTTRFLNQNSRSKANFDNRYIKIGFRYKFGNTLLDTNKRSKNLQERERL from the coding sequence TTGCTTTCTACATTAACGTTCTCGCAAGAGTTTAATGTTTCTGGTAGTATACAAGATATTTATGGAGAACCTATTTCTTTTTCTAATGTTATGTTGTTAACAGAAACAGATTCTACTATAGTAAAAGGAACATCAACCGATGATAATGGGGTTTTTAAATTACGCTCTGTAAAAAAAGGAACCTACTTACTTAATGTGACGTTTATAGGTTTTGAAGACTATTTTAGCCAAATTAATGTGGCTTCCGATGTAACTCTAGAACCCATTATTTTAAAGGAAAGCACAGAGAATCTAGACGAGATAAATATTACTTACCAAAAACCTACTGTTAAAAAAGAACCTAATAAAATTGTTTTTAATATAGAAAATACTGCTTTATCTCAAGGCAATATGATGCAGGTATTAAAAAGCACGCCTGGTATTATGGTTATTGGCAACAGTATAAGTGTAAAAAGTGAAAGTCCAACGGTTTTTATAAATGGAAGGAAAGTACATCTATCTTCTACCGAGTTAGCACAACTTTTAGAAAGTTCTGATGCTAATAATGTACAGTCGGTTGAGGTGGTTACAAATCCATCGGCTAAATACGATGCTTCAAGTGGAGCCGTTATAAATATTATGATGAGCAAAAACCTTGTTACTGGTTACAGAGGTAATATGTTTACGAATTATACACAAGGTGTTTTTCCTAGATATAATGTAGGAACAGGTCACTTTTTTAAATCAAATAAGATTAATCTTTACGCAAGCTATAGTTACACACAGGATAAGTTAAATAGAGATAATGAAGATAGAATAAACTACTATAACGGTAATACTATTGATGAGGTTTGGGAGTCTAGATTAAACAGAAACACCTGGTCTAAAACACATAATGTAAGTTTTAACTTTGATTATCAGTTTAACGACAAGAATACGCTAAGTTTAGCGTCAACCATGCTTTGGTTACCCGATTTTGAATATAAATTAAATAACCACACTGATATTTTTGATGATTCTAATAACCTACAATCCTACTTTAAAGCGTTTAATGTAAACGATGATGAAAAGTATAACCTAGGGTTTGATTTAGATTACGTTCATAATTTTAATGATGATGGCGAAAAACTATCGTTTAGTTCACACTTTACGACTTACGATTACCAACGCCATCAAAACGTAAATAGTGATTACTACACAAATAATGGTATTTTTTTAACCGACACGAATTATTTAACCGATAATAATCAAGACACTAAAATAGTTACAGCAAGTTTAGATTATACCTTACCAGTAAACAATTCGTTTATACTAGAAACAGGTATAAAAACATCTAATGTTTTAACTAATAGCGACATTACTCAATATGATATTATAAACAACCAGCCTATTTTAGATGCCAACAACACCAATGCTTTTGAATATGATGAATTAGTGTTGGCCGCTTATGCTAATATTTCCAAAGACTGGGAAAAATGGAGTATAATAGCAGGATTACGTACCGAACAAACAAATGTAGAAGGTCTTTCGGTTACCAATAACCAAAAAACAACACAGGATTATTTAAAGTGGTTTCCTAATCTTAGTTTAAGTTTTAATCCTAACGAAAACCTTTCACTTTATACAAACTATAAAAAGAGTATTAATAGACCAGATTACAAAAATTTAAATCCGTTTCAATTTTACTTAAACGATAACACTATAGTTTCTGGAAACCCAAATTTACAGCCTGTAATAATAGATCATGCTGTTGTTGGGGCATCGTTATCAAGCGCTTATTTTATTGAAGCTTATTATAAGAAAATGAGCCATAATATTTATGAAATTCCGCTTCAAGATAATACTAATACTACCGTAACCTGGGTTCCTATAAATTTTGATGAGACTATAGAATATGGTTTCGATTTTTTAACCAACTTTTATGTAAATGACAGGTGGTTTGTTTATGCCGTAACATCATTTTACAATGTAGAAGATGTAAACACATTACAAAATCAAAAAGTTAAACAAAGTCAGTGGTCTAATTATAGTGTGCTTCAAAATTATTATACCTTTTTAAAAGACAGATCGTTAACACTTAATCTTACCATGTACTATGAAAGTAAGAACTTACAAGGGTTTAGGTTGTTAAAAGATAGGCTTGCATCTAATATAGCCATCTCAAAATCGTTGTGGAATAAAAAAGCTGTCATCTCTTTAATGGCCGAAGATTTATTTAACACACAAGACTACGATTATACAACAAGATTCCTAAATCAAAATAGTAGAAGCAAAGCCAATTTTGATAATAGATATATAAAAATAGGCTTCCGTTATAAATTTGGAAACACCTTGTTAGATACAAACAAACGCTCTAAAAACTTACAAGAAAGAGAACGATTATAA